One window of Tepidanaerobacter acetatoxydans Re1 genomic DNA carries:
- a CDS encoding DUF2815 family protein has translation MSTKVVTGKVRFSYANVWEPQSVNGSDPKYSVSLIIPKSDKKTIEKIKAAIEVAKQEGASKLGKKIPANLKTPLRDGDIDRPDDEAYADSYFVNANSFTKPGIVDKNVEPILDQTEFYSGCYGRASITFYAYNVNGNKGIACGLQNLQKLEDGGPLGGKSRPEDDFEPVEIEEDFLG, from the coding sequence ATGAGTACAAAAGTTGTTACCGGAAAAGTGAGATTTTCATACGCCAATGTGTGGGAGCCGCAGAGTGTAAACGGCAGCGACCCCAAATATTCAGTAAGTTTAATTATCCCCAAATCAGATAAAAAGACTATCGAAAAGATTAAGGCCGCTATTGAAGTAGCAAAGCAAGAGGGGGCTTCCAAGCTAGGAAAGAAAATCCCAGCCAATTTAAAAACCCCACTTAGGGATGGGGATATTGATAGACCTGATGATGAAGCCTATGCCGACAGCTATTTTGTAAACGCCAACAGCTTCACCAAACCCGGTATTGTAGATAAAAATGTAGAGCCTATCCTAGACCAGACTGAATTTTATTCCGGTTGCTACGGTAGAGCCAGCATCACATTTTATGCATACAACGTGAATGGGAATAAAGGCATTGCTTGTGGGCTTCAAAACCTTCAAAAGTTAGAAGATGGGGGACCGCTGGGTGGCAAATCAAGACCAGAGGACGATTTTGAACCAGTGGAAATTGAGGAAGACTTTTTAGGATAA
- a CDS encoding HTH domain-containing protein — protein MGPNERRMEIIEALCRRRQDTMSNLAIEFGVSVRTIKNDIDILSLSYPIETIRGRYGGGVRVADGYYLHKKYLKPEQQELLERLCANLSGNDLMVMNSIIKDFALNA, from the coding sequence ATGGGACCAAATGAAAGACGCATGGAAATCATAGAAGCCTTATGCCGTAGAAGGCAAGATACGATGTCCAACTTGGCGATTGAGTTTGGCGTCAGTGTTAGAACTATAAAAAATGACATTGACATCCTATCGCTTTCCTACCCTATAGAAACTATCCGGGGTCGTTATGGTGGAGGTGTTAGGGTAGCAGATGGCTATTATTTGCACAAAAAATATCTAAAGCCTGAGCAGCAAGAGCTATTGGAGCGGTTGTGTGCTAACCTTTCCGGCAATGACCTAATGGTGATGAACAGCATTATTAAAGATTTTGCTCTGAATGCCTAA
- a CDS encoding ImmA/IrrE family metallo-endopeptidase, translating into MNLSKDLVPIISKKDMDIEAAKFLEKYCPAALEKPMPIPVEDIAEFKMGLEIDYANLDKNCDTLGMVLFSNGMVELYDKETKKYFKRPYEKGTILVENDLVELDNKGRERFTIAHELVHWDKHQLRFMTLSYQDKTLAKACRCPSEKVHRPKKPDEWVEWQADNLAAAILMPAEMFRLKAEEIKNKYRGRVGTKINEFMWKGFSPGMIAEFITDELADFFQVSKQAAGIRIQTLGINLPK; encoded by the coding sequence ATGAATTTAAGTAAAGACCTAGTGCCGATTATAAGTAAAAAGGATATGGATATAGAAGCCGCTAAGTTTTTAGAAAAGTATTGTCCCGCAGCATTAGAAAAGCCCATGCCAATTCCTGTTGAGGATATTGCAGAGTTTAAAATGGGATTGGAAATCGATTATGCAAACTTAGACAAAAACTGTGACACACTTGGAATGGTGCTATTTTCTAATGGTATGGTAGAACTTTATGATAAAGAAACAAAGAAATATTTTAAACGCCCCTATGAAAAAGGAACTATACTTGTTGAAAATGACCTAGTCGAACTGGATAACAAAGGCAGAGAAAGGTTTACTATCGCCCATGAATTAGTCCACTGGGACAAACACCAACTGAGATTCATGACCCTTTCCTATCAAGATAAAACCCTAGCTAAGGCATGTCGCTGTCCTAGTGAAAAAGTGCATAGACCCAAAAAGCCGGATGAGTGGGTGGAATGGCAGGCTGATAACCTGGCAGCAGCAATCCTTATGCCTGCTGAAATGTTCAGGCTAAAAGCGGAAGAAATTAAAAATAAATACCGTGGTAGAGTTGGAACAAAGATTAATGAATTTATGTGGAAAGGATTTAGCCCAGGCATGATTGCAGAATTTATCACTGATGAATTAGCGGATTTCTTCCAGGTTTCAAAGCAGGCAGCGGGAATTAGAATCCAGACACTAGGTATCAACTTACCAAAATAG
- a CDS encoding helix-turn-helix domain-containing protein — protein MNKFGEFITARRKAEKITLRKMAELLDFSPAYWSDIEKGRRNPPNINKLEELARILKLTSEEKYHMIDLASEDRDEIPMDLPDYIKDSGLARTALRKARRMDEKEGSSDITERAWKEFIKTLDEERGK, from the coding sequence ATGAATAAGTTTGGTGAGTTCATCACAGCAAGAAGAAAAGCAGAAAAAATTACTTTAAGAAAAATGGCAGAACTACTAGACTTCTCCCCTGCCTATTGGAGTGATATTGAAAAAGGGAGAAGGAATCCACCCAATATTAATAAGTTGGAAGAGTTGGCTAGGATATTAAAACTAACATCAGAAGAAAAATACCACATGATAGATTTGGCATCCGAAGACAGAGATGAGATCCCCATGGATCTACCCGATTATATTAAGGACAGTGGCCTAGCCAGAACTGCCCTTAGAAAAGCTCGTAGAATGGATGAAAAAGAAGGCAGTAGTGATATTACCGAAAGAGCGTGGAAAGAATTTATAAAAACCTTAGATGAAGAAAGGGGGAAATAG
- a CDS encoding ImmA/IrrE family metallo-endopeptidase yields MIDLDFRRKSNGVPILSKAEIETLAEMVIKDYNPKLLEEPGSLDVEDFAEGYADLEMDYKDLTHNQSILGMTVFCNCYIPIYNAEENKAEEIPVDEGTIIVDNSLLNDGQLRRGRFTLGHEISHWLLHRHIYMIDKNQLSLFDFLPNDTQPVIKCRSTDIENSGKRQFETDDDWMEWQADYMASALLMPKKAFTRAVKEKFKAMGLKKDYFEVGTDFELNLRAEVLPYELADLFDVSVTAVRIRLKGLNFIRKQQENNQSLFG; encoded by the coding sequence GTGATAGATTTAGACTTTAGAAGAAAAAGTAATGGGGTGCCAATTCTCTCAAAAGCTGAGATAGAAACCCTAGCCGAAATGGTTATAAAGGATTATAACCCAAAACTTCTTGAAGAGCCAGGCAGCTTAGATGTTGAGGATTTTGCTGAAGGATATGCGGACTTAGAAATGGACTACAAGGACTTAACCCATAACCAATCAATACTAGGCATGACGGTATTTTGCAACTGCTATATTCCTATATACAACGCCGAAGAAAACAAAGCCGAAGAGATACCGGTGGATGAAGGCACCATTATCGTAGATAACAGCCTTTTAAACGATGGCCAGCTAAGGCGAGGCCGCTTTACCCTAGGGCATGAAATATCCCATTGGCTATTACATCGGCACATCTATATGATTGATAAAAACCAGCTGTCTTTATTTGATTTCCTACCAAATGATACCCAACCTGTAATTAAATGCCGCAGTACCGACATAGAAAACAGCGGCAAAAGACAATTTGAAACAGATGATGACTGGATGGAGTGGCAAGCTGACTATATGGCATCAGCCCTACTAATGCCTAAAAAAGCTTTTACCAGAGCCGTTAAAGAAAAGTTCAAAGCCATGGGATTAAAGAAAGACTACTTTGAAGTAGGCACCGATTTTGAATTAAATTTACGTGCTGAAGTGCTGCCCTACGAGCTAGCAGACCTCTTTGATGTATCTGTAACAGCGGTAAGAATAAGATTAAAAGGTCTAAACTTTATTAGAAAACAACAGGAGAACAATCAATCTTTATTTGGATAA